Proteins encoded by one window of Antechinus flavipes isolate AdamAnt ecotype Samford, QLD, Australia chromosome 4, AdamAnt_v2, whole genome shotgun sequence:
- the SARS1 gene encoding serine--tRNA ligase, cytoplasmic, translating into MVLDLDLFRVDKGGDPALVRETQEKRFKDPGLVDQLVRADSEWRRCRFRADNLNKLKNLCSRTIGEKMKKKEPVGDNESLPENVLNLDDLTADTLASLKVTQIKKVRLLIDEAIIKCDAERIQLESERFESLREIGNLLHPSVPISNDEDADNKVERIWGDCTVRKKYSHVDLVVMVDGFEGEKGAVVAGSRGYFLKGVLVFLEQALIQLALRTLASRGYTPIYTPFFMRKEVMQEVAQLSQFDEELYKVIGKGSEKSDDNSYDEKYLIATSEQPIAALHRDEWLRPEDLPIKYAGFSTCFRQEVGSHGRDTRGIFRVHQFEKIEQFVYASPHDNKSWEMFDEMINTAEEFYQALGIPYHIVNIVSGSLNHAASKKLDLEAWFPGSGAFRELVSCSNCTDYQARRLRIRYGQTKKMMDKVEFVHMLNATMCATTRTICAILENYQTENGIIVPEKLKEFMPPGLQELIPFVKPAPIDQELSKKQKKQHEGGKKKMTAGDAALEGRLQNMEVTDA; encoded by the exons atggTGCTGGACCTGGATCTGTTTCGCGTTGATAAAGGCGGAGATCCGGCGTTGGTCCGGGAAACCCAAGAGAAGCGCTTCAAGGACCCGGGGCTCGTGGACCAGCTGGTGCGGGCGGACAGCGAGTGGAGACGAT GCAGATTTCGGGCAGACAACTTAAACAAGTTGAAGAACTTATGCAGCAGAACAATTGGAGAGAAAATGAAG AAAAAAGAGCCTGTGGGGGATAATGAATCCTTACCAGAGAATGTGTTGAACCTTGATGACCTGACTGCAGACACCTTAGCG AGCCTGAAAGtgacacaaataaaaaaagtcCGACTCCTTATTGATGAAGCCATCATCAAGTGTGATGCTGAGAGGATACAATTGGAATCAGAGCGATTTGAAAGTCTTCGAGAAATTGGGAACCTCCTCCATCCCTCTGTGCCCATCAGTAATGATGAG GATGCTGACAACAAAGTAGAAAGGATTTGGGGTGATTGTACTGTGAGAAAGAAATATTCTCACGTGGACCTGGTAGTGATGGTGGACGGCTTTGAAGGTGAAAAAGGAGCAGTGGTGGCTGGAAGCCGGGGCTACTTCCTGAAG GGAGTCCTTGTGTTCTTGGAGCAGGCCCTCATCCAGCTTGCCCTTCGAACCCTTGCCAGCAGGGGCTATACCCCCATCTATACCCCTTTTTTCATGAGAAAAGAGGTGATGCAAGAGGTAGCACAGCTCAGCCAGTTTGATGAGGAACTGTACAAG GTGATTGGCAAAGGCAGTGAAAAATCTGATGATAATTCCTATGATGAGAAGTACTTGATTGCCACCTCAGAGCAGCCCATTGCTGCTCTGCACCGAGATGAATGGCTTCGACCAGAGGACTTGCCCATCAAGTATGCTGGCTTCTCTACCTGCTTCCGCCAGGAAGTGGGCTCCCATGGTCGTGACACCCGTGGCATCTTCCGGGTCCACCAATTTGAGAAG ATCGAGCAATTTGTCTATGCTTCACCACATGACAATAAATCATGGGAGATGTTTGATGAGATGATCAACACTGCTGAGGAGTTCTATCAGGCCTTGGGCATCCCTTATCATATTGTGAATATTGTCTCAG GCTCTTTGAACCATGCTGCTAGTAAGAAGCTGGACCTGGAGGCCTGGTTCCCTGGCTCAGGAGCCTTCCGTGAATTAGTATCCTGCTCCAATTGCACAGACTATCAGGCCCGTCGGCTCCGCATCCGCTATGGGCAGACTAAGAAGATGATGGATAAG GTGGAATTTGTCCATATGCTTAATGCCACAATGTGTGCCACAACCCGTACCATCTGTGCCATCCTAGAGAACTACCAGACAGAGAACGGTATCATTGTCCCTGAGAAGTTAAAGGAATTCATGCCACCAG gtCTTCAGGAATTGATACCCTTTGTGAAGCCTGCCCCAATTGACCAGGAGCTAtccaagaaacaaaagaaacagcATGAGGGTGGCAAAAAGAAAATGACGGCGGGAGATGCAGCCCTGGAAGGTCGGCTGCAGAACATGGAGGTCACTGATGCCTGA